A stretch of the Actinopolymorpha sp. NPDC004070 genome encodes the following:
- a CDS encoding glycosyltransferase, producing the protein MGVKVSVVVPVYNLGADLDACLESLLGQSLAPGEYEILMVDDGSHDGTAQRAEKLAQLHPPLRAITAAHTGGPGRPRNIGIERAHGEYVYFLDPDDRLTPTALERMYATAARTNADIVIGKLVGHGGRSVPRHVFRASRDQADLVEDRLFGLLTPHMLFRSAFLAEHRLRFAEGAAWLGDQLFVAQVYFRAKVVSVLADEVCCHWIRRPEREHASRRFDPRAYYRALRGVLDVVDSHTSPGDERDQIYAHWYDAEMLRLLGGRTFGGLPVRYRQHLLYREVGKLAEERFGPAVETWLPLSMRVRARLLRAGAYADIARLARAERELTVVPTLERVDWDGDHLLIRVSGRLSYADGRPVTFRRLGGRLLWQPPVPLRVDVPEDAYEVTAAISRSRLDVYVQNRNDSGDYRLPTTSHLVPDTADEAEQVVLRGTARLDPRVAKAGRALEDGLWDCFVRAESCGWDVQRRIARPSLYQTEPPCPSQVVGTGTLVEPHWTTLGNLSVRIAAI; encoded by the coding sequence ATGGGCGTGAAAGTGAGCGTCGTCGTCCCGGTGTACAACCTGGGAGCCGATCTCGACGCCTGTCTGGAGTCACTGCTGGGCCAGTCGCTGGCACCCGGTGAGTACGAAATCCTGATGGTGGACGACGGCTCGCACGACGGGACGGCCCAGCGGGCGGAGAAGCTCGCCCAGCTGCATCCGCCACTGCGCGCCATCACCGCCGCCCACACCGGCGGTCCGGGGCGACCGCGCAACATCGGCATCGAGCGCGCACACGGCGAGTACGTCTACTTCCTCGACCCCGACGACCGGCTCACCCCGACCGCGCTGGAACGCATGTACGCCACCGCCGCCCGTACGAACGCCGACATCGTGATCGGGAAGCTGGTCGGCCACGGCGGCCGCTCGGTCCCCCGGCACGTCTTCCGGGCGTCCCGGGACCAGGCCGACCTGGTGGAGGACCGGCTGTTCGGGCTGCTGACGCCGCACATGCTTTTCCGGTCGGCCTTCCTGGCCGAGCACCGCCTGCGGTTCGCCGAGGGCGCGGCCTGGCTGGGCGACCAGCTTTTCGTCGCACAGGTGTACTTCCGGGCGAAGGTGGTCAGCGTGCTCGCCGACGAGGTGTGCTGCCACTGGATCCGCCGGCCCGAACGCGAACACGCCTCCCGCCGGTTCGACCCGCGGGCGTACTACCGCGCCCTGCGCGGAGTGCTCGACGTCGTGGACAGTCACACCTCTCCCGGTGACGAGCGCGACCAGATCTACGCCCACTGGTACGACGCGGAGATGCTCCGCCTGCTGGGCGGCCGGACGTTCGGCGGGCTGCCGGTGCGATACCGCCAGCACCTCCTCTACCGCGAGGTCGGCAAGCTGGCCGAGGAGCGGTTCGGGCCGGCGGTGGAGACCTGGCTGCCGCTGTCGATGCGGGTCCGGGCGCGGCTGCTGCGCGCCGGTGCGTACGCCGACATCGCCCGGCTGGCCCGCGCCGAACGCGAGCTGACGGTCGTACCGACCCTGGAACGCGTCGACTGGGACGGCGACCACCTGCTGATCCGGGTCAGCGGCCGGTTGAGCTACGCCGACGGCCGGCCGGTGACCTTCCGCCGGCTCGGCGGCCGGCTGTTGTGGCAACCGCCGGTGCCGCTGCGGGTCGACGTACCCGAGGACGCCTACGAGGTGACCGCCGCGATCAGCCGCAGCCGGCTGGACGTGTACGTGCAGAACCGCAACGACTCCGGTGACTACCGACTGCCGACGACCAGCCACCTGGTGCCCGACACCGCCGACGAGGCCGAGCAGGTCGTCCTGCGTGGAACGGCCCGGCTCGACCCGCGCGTCGCGAAGGCCGGCCGGGCGCTGGAGGACGGGCTGTGGGACTGCTTCGTGCGCGCGGAAAGCTGCGGCTGGGACGTACAGCGGCGGATCGCCCGGCCGAGCCTCTACCAGACCGAACCGCCCTGCCCCAGCCAGGTCGTGGGTACGGGAACGCTGGTCGAACCGCACTGGACCACGCTGGGCAACCTCAGCGTGCGGATCGCCGCGATCTGA
- a CDS encoding ABC transporter permease, with protein sequence MWCSADWQSSARAWRTSTSGSPASRTRARRARVRATPLPSGTYFLGLLAHCVLVSVVDVLLILGIGRVFGVPLAGPSHWPAIAVTLVLGAAGFCALGVGVASLIRNAEAAPAVVQFVLFPLVFVSGTYMPIHADALNRVADFLPVRPFNQALLGAFGGDGGFAWASLGVLAGWGVARALVAVRRFRWDPRPE encoded by the coding sequence GTGTGGTGCTCGGCGGACTGGCAGTCGAGCGCCCGAGCCTGGAGGACGTCTACCTCCGGCTCACCGGCGAGCCGGACCAGAGCACGCCGAGCACGGGTCCGGGCGACGCCGCTGCCGAGCGGGACGTACTTCCTCGGCCTGCTGGCGCACTGCGTCCTGGTGAGCGTCGTGGACGTCCTGCTCATCCTGGGCATCGGGCGGGTCTTCGGCGTCCCGCTGGCCGGCCCGTCCCACTGGCCGGCGATCGCGGTGACGCTGGTGCTCGGCGCGGCCGGCTTCTGCGCCCTGGGCGTCGGGGTGGCCTCGCTGATCCGCAACGCCGAGGCCGCGCCCGCGGTCGTGCAGTTCGTCCTCTTCCCGCTGGTGTTCGTGTCCGGCACGTACATGCCGATCCACGCGGACGCGCTCAACCGGGTCGCGGACTTCCTGCCGGTACGGCCGTTCAACCAGGCGTTGCTCGGAGCGTTCGGCGGGGACGGCGGGTTCGCGTGGGCCAGCCTCGGCGTGCTCGCCGGGTGGGGAGTCGCCAGGGCACTGGTCGCCGTCCGGCGGTTCCGCTGGGACCCCCGCCCGGAGTGA
- the upp gene encoding uracil phosphoribosyltransferase — MRIHVADHPLIAHKLTVLRDAGTDSPTFRLLTDELVTLLAYEATRDVRTEPVTVTTPVAEAQGVKLAAPKPLVVPILRAGLGMLEGMVRLLPTAEVGFLGMVRDEHTLKASTYAQRIPEDLSGRQCYVLDPMLATGGTLADSVRFLVERGADHITAVCLLAAPEGLRFLERELDSVGVPVTVVTAAVDDHLNEHGFIVPGLGDAGDRLYGVAG, encoded by the coding sequence ATGCGGATCCACGTCGCCGACCACCCTCTGATCGCGCACAAGCTCACCGTGCTGCGCGACGCCGGTACCGACTCCCCGACGTTCCGGTTGCTCACCGACGAGCTGGTCACCCTGCTCGCGTACGAGGCGACCCGGGACGTCCGGACCGAGCCGGTCACCGTCACCACTCCGGTCGCCGAGGCGCAGGGGGTGAAGCTGGCGGCGCCCAAACCGCTGGTCGTGCCGATCCTGCGCGCGGGCCTGGGGATGCTGGAGGGCATGGTGCGGCTGCTGCCCACCGCCGAGGTCGGCTTCCTCGGCATGGTCCGCGACGAGCACACGCTGAAGGCCTCGACGTACGCCCAGCGGATCCCCGAGGACCTGTCCGGCCGGCAGTGCTACGTCCTCGACCCGATGCTGGCCACCGGTGGAACGCTCGCCGACTCCGTGCGCTTCCTGGTCGAGCGAGGGGCGGACCACATCACGGCGGTGTGCCTGCTCGCCGCCCCGGAGGGCCTCCGCTTCCTCGAGCGCGAACTCGACTCGGTGGGTGTCCCGGTCACGGTCGTCACCGCCGCGGTGGACGACCACCTCAACGAGCACGGCTTCATCGTCCCCGGGCTCGGCGACGCGGGCGACCGGCTGTACGGCGTCGCCGGCTGA